Part of the Bacillus sp. THAF10 genome is shown below.
GAGAGACGGACTACTGTTCGTCAACCTCGCCCTTCTTCTTTTTCCAAAGCGCAACCACCATAAAATAAATGCCGATTCCAGTTAGTGCCCCAACGCTATCCAGCACCACATCGCTTACCTGCCCACTTCTCCCAGGCACAAACAGCTGGTGGACCTCGTCAGAAACGGCGTACAGAATAGATACTATAAACGCTAGTATTGCTCCCTTTTTATGCCCCACACCACTTTTACGAAATGCAAAAAAAGTTAATAGTCCAAGCACTAGATACGCAAGAAAATGGGCATTTTTCCTTACAAAAAAACTAATCGATTCTATATT
Proteins encoded:
- a CDS encoding VanZ family protein, whose amino-acid sequence is MSKRNFWWMCVSWASVLVWMGTIFFLSAQHGDQSADLSGGITEAINEILQNVAPDASLNIESISFFVRKNAHFLAYLVLGLLTFFAFRKSGVGHKKGAILAFIVSILYAVSDEVHQLFVPGRSGQVSDVVLDSVGALTGIGIYFMVVALWKKKKGEVDEQ